The Nicotiana tomentosiformis chromosome 2, ASM39032v3, whole genome shotgun sequence genome includes the window aacTTTTAGATTTTTAGTCAAATTTTAGGTCATTTGTCTATAGAATTTAACTGTACAACCGTGTGGGGGTAAATATGTAGTGGGTTATCTAATACTTGCTTATTGGGGATGGGAAAACGTGTTTTCATGCTTGTACGTTGTTTCTATGTCACAATTtgtgcaaaaataaaaataaaaattgcaaGCACTAGAAGAAAGTACTGACATGTTCGTAATTGTTTGAAATCTGCGGCTGCACAAGacattgtgcggtccgcagaagttgagTCTAGGGTAACTCTAGGAATGAATGGGTCGGCGGCCGCAAGgaaaattgtgcagaccgcaaaaATTCCATTGTGACCGCAAAACAACTATTTCATTGTCTTCAGAGAAGTATGCATATTTGTGATCCAATGTGCGATCGCAAGACAAAATGTGTGATCCGCAGAAAAGAGGTTGCGGCCGCTCATCAGtcaattctctgtcatcagagagttggcatattttTGGTTTATGAGTTGCGGCTGCAATGAAAAATGTGGGGACCATACTTcacatctgcggccgcaagagaGAATTATGCTGTCCGCAAGGCCCAATCTGCGGCAGCAaggaaaaatgtgcggaccgcagattccTATCCTACAAGCAGGTTTCAACTGTGTTCCTCACTGTGTCTTCTGGTGTGTCCTTAAATATCTCATTGTATGTTTGAACTtaaattgcaactaacaatcgcctttgcttgGTACAGAAATTAGGACGAGGCAAGAGACCCTTACCTAGTGCCCAACAACAAGAAATCAGAAAAAAGACAGCAGCTGGGAGAGAGAGAGGTGCAGATCTCTCTGAGACAAGTTCATACGCCCCGTCTAGGGACATATCaaagggcaactcagcctctgttcaggaACAACCGGTAGTATAGTCCAGGCCGTTAGGGAGATTTCAACTGAGGGATGAGCCGTCATCATCACAGAGCACTTCCGAGGGTTCGAAAAGTGCTAGTCAGGATTCTGAGCCTTCCACTACACTTGTCCCTGAGGTACCGAAGACATCAATTTAGGACAACCCCGATGGTGATAGAGGGTGAGATGCTACAGTTACCGACCTTGAAAGGACAGTGAGGTAGCTTACTCTTGAGCGGCAATTTTAGTTGAAGGATTTGGAGAAATACAACCCAGCAGTGCTAAGACAGTTCAAGGAAtgcaaggggtggatgtggttcacccagagcgtGGTGGATGCCAAGGAACATCTTGTCCaggaattctacgccaatgtgaaGTATATTAAGAAGGGGACAAAGGTAACCAAAGTGCGTAACCTtaaagtgagatttgatcaaGCTACTCTCAACACGTATTTGGGTTTCGAAGATGTTGAGCCGACAGAATATTTAGAGAAGTATGCAATGGGAGATGAGGCCCGGCCATGGTTAGCAGAGATTCTAGCAGCTCCTGGGGACCTGGGCCACCGCtgccatggatcacagcaggggttcctattcacaTGAGCACTttgagctttgaggcaaaggggtggcaaacctttgtctaCAGTAGACgggacccgatccagaataagaCCTATCTCCTGATTCCTAGGGCGGTTCTAGTTGCTTCTATCATGGTCGGGTACCccatcaatgtgggtgtcgtgatgtcggccaacatctctgTGATCGCCCGACAGGATGATtcttcctacccgtatcccaacaccatcacaGAGTATCTCACGGATGTATGGGTGTAGCCGAGGGCTTTTATACAAAGGTGAGGCCGAAGAAGCCTTTCTCCTGGTACTCACTTATGGATTCTAGCAACCCGAAGAAAAAGGGTCGACCATCTATCACCACATGCCAGTCTGATGATCCAGTTGTGGTAGTTACAGAGGGAGTTGATGTCCCAGCTACTTTGGTCGAGCCTTTCTCTAGTGCCGCAGTTATGCCTCCACTATTATCCATGGTACCTTCTTCATCTCCTGACACAGTCTCCActtcggctttgaagccggtgctcATGCCTACTGCTCCACTTTCTGCGCTGCAAGTCTCCCAGATATTAGCGACCCTCAACAACTGGATGAGACAACCATTGTAAatctgtctgacatatccagtactgttgcagcacagtctttAGTTCAGGCACCTCAGATTCCCCCGACCATTGAGGAGACACTGAAGAAGCTCCTAGAGAACTAGAACACTATCATGGCTACCCTGGTATAGcacgggtcagtgatcgaagagctgggaaaagaagtaaagaaaatGATAAAGTCCCAGGCTAGAAAGAAATCAGTGGACAAGCTCGGGAGACAGGTTACAAAGCTTGTTGCAGCCGAAGATATTCCGTTTGACATGTTGATTGACCCACACCCTTCAGACCCAGATCCTGCAGCGCCATCAGCaccggtggcaccagctggccagtctgagaaGCCAGACTCTGCTGCTGAGACAGTACGCCAAATGTTCACCAACCTAGTCATACCTAGAGCTGAGGATGATAAGATCCAGTTAGATGATACTGAGGGCggtgacattgctggggacacagagatgtccaaggagccataggtagttttcttcactctttcccttccttaactcttattttgttaagcattggggacaatgcctatttttatttagggggtggatcttatttgatgattctaagacatttggcttgtaataacttgatactattttcttctttttgttcttctctcattatgtatatatcttctctttctccctcattatgtatattagTTATGCTTTCGATAATTTTTGCTTTGTAGTTTTTATGATTGTTTTCTTATTAGGTAGTGtttaatttagtagcttctttttgaattagtagcttctttttgatttagtagcttctttttatgtttcagtagataataagcctttggttttcttaatgccacagttctttccaaaggtagttatagtgtgaaccgggtgactcgtcccaacgatggatggcgtgacaaccttcttaagggaatgagtctgttttgtatttaggtaataatagtagtagtaatgaataaaaagacctaattgagtcatgctcgaagagtcaatcgtgcttcatttggtaccaacacacttaactacgtgcttatggttaaaaataaggtttttgaaagaaatagctctagttagtgactttgtgactcttgtgttgactttaaAAACCATCGAGCggtttaattgaaccatagtgattttcaaacttgaatgtggtcgttgtaggCCCTCAACTctgtcctctttaacaatccagttgcgtgagaggtgagtTGCTTTATTGTTAGTCTAAGTACCCgtgcgaaaggtctagaacttgccccaaatgtgtttcaaggcgaaattctaagttttgcttgggttgagaagtgattataggcTTTTCTTGACCCGTGTGAGTTTTCTATTGCCTACCAATGATGTCATCCCTAATCAACCTCTTCAAGcctttagcctttctcatttgaaaaccatgttacaagcctttactcgTTCTATTGTGACCctttcttggcacccgagctttcctaaACACTCATGTGAATCAAAtggctaaaaatgtaagtttgggggagagatgaggaaattgaaaaaggtatcaaggcacaaaaagagaaaaagaaatgatgagaagaaaaggcaaagaaaaagagaacaaaaagaaaaaatgcaacaaaatgaataagtagaagagttgaagggattcaaagaaaggcaatgatcccaaacatggagaaatatgaatgtaatgatcaagaaagagtgatgttaagtctctctagccccccaaggaaaagaaagtgcctcaaggaattggcaaagtatgagccaagaaatgaatgatggagtgcttaaggaaggtgtaaccacttacccatattgTATCAAACCCTAAtacaaaagccttcattacatcccgaaagaagtcctacttgattttgagccgagtgagcttacattagtggagatctacatgaggggcaagcctatagtACTTGAAGTCTTACTTGCGACATtttcttgagagagatgagtgaacctttcataaatattTGGATTGAttgctaaatttcttaagtgagccaggcaaacggagagtagaggaggaagagtttagaattcacaatgacctacatgatagataaagagtccttgatgagtaaaatCAACTTTTGATTCTCAAATGTCcctttagaactatatgtgcataaatgtttaactcgtcgccttgttgataatacataagtagtgtgggtaattgttggtcccaactgatgtgtggatggctcaccttCAACTTGCttaaatgacccttaacttttggaggtggaaATTAATTTacttgcttgaggacaagcaaagacttaagtttgggggagttgataagtggagattttgactacttattagcattttttaacttttgttttggtctaaaagcattgaattatgCTCTCAGAACTAATAAAATTGTACAAAAATTGCAGAAATGCTGGAAGTtgggctcccgagatgaaattTGACTCAAAGAGGAGTAGTCCAAGCACAAGGCAACAAAGGGCACAGAAGCACACAATGTGCAGTCCACAGAAGGAATTCTGctgccgcagaagaaattgcggaccacagaattccaCCTGCGACcgcaaacaaagaaggaaaactTAGCAGACATttgtgcaaattgcggaccgcacatgaattgtgtggtCGCAAAAGCTGGGCTAGGATTCAAGATTAGAGAGTATGCAAATTTCCAAGTCCTGAGTCTctgtgaattgcggaccgcacaagaattgtgcagtCGCAGACCTAATTATACGGACCGCAGAAGATTGGCTTGTGACCGCAAACCTAATTGTGTGGACTGCAGAAGATTGCCTCGTGGCCGCAGTTtaaaaatgtgcggccgcagaactccacTTCCTATCAAGATGAAGAAATATGCGAACCGCACgtggaattgtgcggtcgcagaacctctCCTGGGGTATTTTTATTCGAAATTTTCagacttgtataaatagaagagtttcacgaaattaggtcaagtttgaacatcaaCAATTACTGTAGTCATTTTTCTTTAccatttttggaagtttacttagctttggtgtattttacaatagattaaattattttaagctatcattatgagtttaattagtcattcttcttcattttttttaaatcaaaGTATGAATAGCTAGATATTtactagggttgtggcccaaccctagtatgtcaaccttatgggtatttaatttagtacttttttatgattgggtgtttattatttagcttagttcatgctttaatttgagaaattaatggttgcaaacattagttcatgcctatttgacttagtcttctcttgagaaagagagacataATCTAGGATAATTTGGCTAATAAGGAATtaggtcaattgagagattgatttacccaattaaaggattcaacctagagatagtaataacccgacttgagcttttatcaaatgttttgtgtgatacccatttcgtcttgagaaagccaaattgtgcaaaattactttttgaccgagaggtattgagtggataatttagagttgatagctataatacaccccagtcAACAGAACAAACATTAAAGTCTTtttcccattaggcaaacacctaggtaatgaTCACAACCCTAGActttttatcaatttgaaaaAACCCCAAAAATAGTTATCTCTAGTTTTCTTTCGATATTttgcaatcaatagagtaaaaattagaaatagaaaaccaatctttttgtggaagtgcagcctcgataattcaatcacgcacattgaaatatataccccctaactcccatcttagctccttGTTGATTTGatcccgactcttagttgggtttctataaTTGCTAACGATCGTTTCATACTTCTTTTGAGGTATGCAATTGGACGCGATCAAGCAGAGACCCCTACCACTCTTGCTCTAGGGCACGCTGCTGCCATTTATCAGACCTCAGGTGCACTATCTGCGGGTGGGGCTCAACTAGTTACTACAGTTAGACCAGAGACCGGACCGATTGCAACCGTTAAGGAGCAGAAGCGGTTGGACAGGTGGACTAGGATTCATCCTCCAGTCTTTGGTGGTGAGTGGTCACAAGACCCACAAAATTTCATTGACTGTTGCAAGGAGAGGCTGCGTAATATGGGAGTATTGAAGTCCAACGAGGTGGACTTCACCACCTTTCATCTAGAGAGCAAGGCCCGCAGATGGTGGCAGGCATACCTCCTAAGAAGGACAACAGGTTCATCTtccttgacttgggaccagttcacacatcTTTTCTTGGAGAAATATATTCCACCTTCAGAGAGAGAAGAGCTTTAGGGTCAGTTCGAGCGGCTCCGACAGGGTCATATGTCTGTGGCTGTCTATGAGGCGATATTCACTGACATGTCTCGTCATGTGGCTAGTATACTCCCCACGGATGCAAAGAGGGTGCAGAGGTTTATTTTAGGTCTGCACCCTGAGATTTAGGTTTCTATGGCCCGCGAGGCCGAGATGGGAACTTTATTCCTAAAGGTTTTGgatatagctcggaggatcgagcgtATCCGTAACCACATCAGAGAGTTTGTACCGAGGGATAAGAGTCCTCGGCATTTTGGCGGATTTTGTGGCACCCTGTCTGGGGGCAGGGTTCAGTTCATGAGGGGCCAGCCTAGCAGTTATGACTGGGACTGGGGCTAAAATAAAATATTGACCATGTATATTTGATTTCCTTAATTTATGACTCAGACTGAGGCTAGAATAAAATATTAACTGATTCTCTTACGTTGGAAATTGTGGAATATTTGATGAACAGTAGATCTGTGTCTTCCCAATTCACATGTATTTTCGTGAGTGAGATAGTTTgtttattctaatgggattgggtcgttcgtCGCAACAGTGTTGTAAATTATTCTAATAGGATCAGACTGTTCGCCTCGACAGTGTTgtaaattactcttatgggatcgggtcgttcgcctcggcaatatggTAACACTACTCTTATTGGATCAGGTCGTTCTCCTCGGCAATACTGTGTATCGCTATTCCTATGGGATtaggttgttcgcctcggcagactCGTGCTTAATACTTGAGGTTTGATTTGGTATTGATATCAGTTGAGTTCGTGCCTAGGCCGGTTATGACATTTTAGTGATTTCATATTGATCCATGTTTGGAAATTTACTATTAAAGTTTATCTGTTTCGTTGCTACTTATTGTACTTCATacatgtctactttatgtattttattatttgaccactagtaagtgtcaagtcgatccCTCGTTActgcttcttcgaggttagactagatacttactagatacgcgttgatttacatactcacgCTACACATCTGTACTGATTGTGCATGTACGGAGACAGGTACTTCCAGTGGTCGCGCCCGCATTTCCACGAaaacttagtggtgagctgcttgcctTGCTTCGATCTGCAGCATACGAATTCTTCCtctaccttatttattatttctatctattttattttagacagtagtTGTAGTAATTTTGTATATTCCCTAGattactcatgcacttgtgacatcgggttttgggggctTCTAGTGGACTTTCACAGTTGTACTTGTTGTTACTATCATATTACTTTATGTACTATTCATACCCGTTATTTTTGGTAAAGTAGTGCATATGTTTCCATGAGTTTCATGTTTAGTtcctatttaattaatgaaaattttaagtttaaaAGCTAAATGGGATAATTAAATTGGAACCACATCATTGGCCGCCATTGTGACCTATtatggaatttgggtcgtgacaaaacaaCACGATATCGCGGTCTATAATGAAATTAGAGAAGGATTCTTGTTCATATGGGCAAACAATTATAAGAAAACTAAATAATTTACCTATTAAGCCCAAACTACTTAAAGTACCTTAAAGAAAGCTTCCCaaatctgttttttttttttttttttgcgtatTTGAAGACCCACCATTATTGAGCTTGAAGCTCTTGAATCTGAAATTTCATTTTAAAGATCTATTATTTGATTTAAGGTGGGTATTATAAAATATTGCTTATAGTACCTTTGATAAGTTCATACTTAAATTTAGTCGCATTTGGAGATGATTTGAGGTGATTGAGATCGAATATTTTAgatgaaaatcaaagaagaatcaAGTAATCCAACAATATATGTCTACGATATACAATATACTATaatagtatatagctatactacAACAATATACTATGATAGTGTACAATATTTTGCAAAGGTATATTGTAATAATGTGCAATATTCTGCAATAGTATACTATAATGGTATACAATATACTACAATCAGTGGTGGAGCTACAGTGCTCCAAGGGTGGTCAGGCGAACACCTTTCGCAAAAATATTGTGACCGTATGTAAAATAGAAGGGTGTGCAAAATGTACCCTTGATACAACTAGGTGAAGTAGCCTAGTGGTGAAGGGTGTACAAAATGTACTATTGATCCTATGTTCGAATCTCAATGCAAGCATGGTTACAACACATTTATTATATAATATCATTTTTCAAGAAACATTATATAACTTTCAGATCCATCGTTCTTTTTCAAAAGTAGAGTAGAAGTGTGTTTTGTACCCAAATCCCAACCAACTTTtgactttatttttcttttctaatttttcaataaaCAAATACTAAAgtcattatttaattaaaatcTATTTAATAAAAAATCCTAAAAGCTCTCTACAAGACCTAAACCTAACTTTGTCAACATAGAAAAAGGGGAAACAATGAGTAGAAACAAAAGATCCTCGTTTTCTTCTCTCCATGCTAGCATGTTGCGTTACCATTGTCGGATGCCAGTGAAACCGTGAAAACTTGCACTCTAACCTCTGAATCTGCTTCAATTTCAGGTTATATCTCTTCTgcctttctctcttttttttctttattttggctcAATTTGTGAACTGAATTTTATTGTTTGAGTCTTTAGAGATTAAAAATTTGCTAAATATTTCTAAATCTTTGAAATGATTtataactagaataaaataaTTGATACTTAGATAACCCGATTCATAATTCCTGAACACATATTTATtctttaaataagaaaataaggaaaaataaatagGTGGATGTGTATACAAATTTGGGACATAGTTTGAATTTTCAGATTTTGATTTTCAAGTTTAGTTTTTTTGACTTGTATAGTGTTACAGTATGTACTTAAAGTACTTTTTAATAGATGTTCTTCCTATTTCTAATAAGTGTGACATACTTGactattatttcagtttaatttGAAGTTTCAATGGACTTGAGAATTTTGTTTTAGCAAAGTACCAAAAACAAGTTTGACATCTCAAAATCAACCTAATCGAGAAGAAACTATAGACAAATCATAAATACCGTTGCATTCTGCTAAGAGATAAAAACTTAATTTAAATACTCTAAATCGTGCTCTAGCTGAAAGAACTCCAATTTTGAATTATCATCCAAACCATCGTGATGAAATAAGGACGGAATACCTTGAAATTGATccttttcaaccttgaaatcatGGCTTCCCTCAATTTGACTTTTCATGATCAAAGCATTGTTTTGTTTCTAAATGGTTTGATGATTATGGTGACTGGTTGGAGTATAGTGTGAGTACAGATGCAACATATTATTTACCTTGTTATTTATTTAAAGGTGATAATATTCATCAAGGTGGATGTGATATATTTTGAAGTAAAGGATTTTAGAAATTGGCATAAGATCAAAGACAGTTTCTCAAAGCATATTGGTGGGCCGAGTAGTGTTCATAATCAAGCAAAAAAAATTATGAAGATCTAATGCAACAATAATAGTCCAGTCATGCTGCATTTGACAAGCAATCTGATAAAATAAAACTTGAATATTGGTTTcccttaaatgcttcaattgatgCGGTAAGACTTCTCTTGAATCAAGGAATGACCCTCCGTGGTCACGATGAAAGTGAATCGTCATTGAACAGGGTAACTTTCTTGAAGTTCTTTCATGATACCGAGATAGATGTGAAAAGATTAAGACTTTTGTGTTGCAAAATGCTCCAAAATAATAAGATGACTTCTCCATACATTCAAAAAGAAATTGTGACCGTATGTAAAATAGAAATAATTAAGGCTATAATAGAGGATCTAAATGATGATTACTTTTCTCTATTAGTCTATGAATCTTCTAACGTGTCACGAAAAAATCAAATGGCTATTGTTTTAAGATATGTTGATAGAAAAGGAAAAGTATTTATTGAACTTGTTCATGTTCCTGATACTAGTGCTTTATCTCTGAAGAAAGCAAATTTTTACATACTTGCTCATTATTCATTAAGTTTATCTTCTGTACGCGGACAATGCTATGATGAGGCAAGAAATATGCAAGGTGATATCAATGGTCTTAAAATATTGATTAAACAAGAAAGTGAATTGGCTCATTCTATTCATTGTTTTGCCCACCAACTTCAATTAACTCTTGTGGTGGTTTCAAAAATATGTGTTCAAGTGGAAGAACTTGTGTTATTAGTTTCAAATATTTTGAATGTATTGGAAGCTTCTTTTAAATGTATGGATGAACTTCTAGAATCTCAACAAGAAAAAATCCAAGAGACATTAGATATGGGTGAGCTAGAAACAGGCAGAGGCTCGAATCAAGAGCTTGGTCTTATTAGAGCCGGTGATACTCGTTGGGGAGCTTACTATAAGCCGTTTGAAAATTGTATACTtttgtttgactctattattgaTGTACTTAATACTTTTGTTGAAAATGCAAATACTTTAGATGGAAGAGCTAAGTAGCAGGGTATCTTAGAAGATTCCAGAAGTTTAAGGTTGCTTTCATATTGCATTTTATGGAAGATATTTTAAGAATCACATATGATCTTAACATATCGCTCCAGAAAAAGAAGCAGGATATTGCTAATGCCATGATACTTGTTGAAGTAGCAAAAAAAAAGCTTCAAAAGTTAAGAGCTAGTGGATGGGATCCACTTAAAGATAAGGTATCTACATTTTGTATCAAGCATGATATTCTGATATCCAATTTTGATGAGCCATATGCTAACTCTGGAATATCACGACGTAAACTTGTTGATCATACAATTTTATAtttattacaccccatattttcgtatatgAAAtcacgccataaataaattgatgagagTTCGAAAAtaagatattacatcccgtatttttttTGTACGCCaatatttcgtcgtaagttaatcgacgtaagctcgagaacgagattattttgggattataagtattattctattccaaacaagtgatgagaatattcatgaaggagagagggtaagcaaatcgaaaaaaataaaattcctcgaagtttgataatttgggataaaatacgatccgagatataatacccagtatttatagactagtgtcATATAAGATATCATatggccatgatagtatgatatataaagtgtattaaaaaggagtagtattttaagtaatttaagataattcttaattatgtgggtaattggttaattattgattaataggagattaactagttaattaaggatTGGTGGGTAATTAATTAAGGCTTTTGAGTAAAGCCAATAACGTGGGAAGCTTTAATTAAGCCTAAGGTGGCTAACTATTTGGGAGGCTAGGTGGCAGCATGTGGGAAGCTTTAATTAAAGCCTAAGGTGACTAACTATTTGTGAGGCTAGGTGGCACTTTAGAGGGAATCTTGGTTAAAGCCATAAAAGACTCAATTCACAAAAATATGGAGAAGGCAACATGAGTACTTCAACAAAATCCATGAAATACCTCTCTGATTCAACAAAAATCGTGAGATTtggataaaattcacaaaagagAGATATTTATCTTCATAGTAACGTAACGAGCTTCAGCAAGAGATTCATACGAAACTTCTTAGCATAATAGCaatgggattttgcgattctagggagtacggtgtaacctttttcaagaatatcatacggaattttccttactccaggtatgttaaggctatcccttctttccttttggcatgatctatacgaaatgagcaaatgcacaatttccataaatgactctattcataaaaatattaggggtgtctatattcttgatttcccatgtgaattattattatatcttctgttcatgggtctcagacaaatacgtatttgataaaatttatccgacaagtATATTATTTtaatgacattccgagaaaatcttattaacgtatttcttaaggcatattatttttatgatattccgagaaaatattattaacgtatttcttatgcatttcatgcatttatacatatacattgacccatgaccagatggtgttatatacgtgtatatatgtatattatatgtatatgaaatatggaaaaaggttacgacgttatatacgcatcaccacctgatcagttggtatacgttgatgatttgcccacagtgaccgagatgatatgatgggatgtcctcagaagtttgatgatgttatgaacacatatacctatgcatggtatgacatttatacgcacatgcatgacattataaaaaaataaaatgattcacagagttatgcaagcgtacatgtcgagtcttttactccatatttttttcatgtctattatttactgattatcATTCCTtaaatactcggtacattatttgtattgacgtcccttttgcctggggacgctgcgtttcatgcccgcaggtctcgatagacaggtcgagagtcctccaagtaggcgatcaactcAATAGAAGATAttagtgcactccatttgctccggagttgcttgtttggtcaatatgatttagatgtgtatggtttagTATGGCggagctctgtcccgacctttatgataattatgtactcttagaggcttgtagacatatgtcgtgtaagTGAAAGATTGTAC containing:
- the LOC104106910 gene encoding uncharacterized protein, which translates into the protein MAIVLRYVDRKGKVFIELVHVPDTSALSLKKANFYILAHYSLSLSSVRGQCYDEARNMQGDINGLKILIKQESELAHSIHCFAHQLQLTLVVVSKICVQVEELVLLVSNILNVLEASFKCMDELLESQQEKIQETLDMGELETGRGSNQELGLIRAGDTRWGAYYKPFENCILLFDSIIDVLNTFVENANTLDGRAK